A portion of the Syntrophorhabdaceae bacterium genome contains these proteins:
- a CDS encoding methyl-accepting chemotaxis protein — protein sequence VRKLAERSQFAAGEINKLSASSVEVAEKAGEMLTKIVPDIQRTAELVSEINAASNEQNAGADQINKAIQQLDKVIQQNASATEEMASTSEELSSQAEQLQETIAFFRVGESGNGRATATVAKKKSVANTVVHSKVETKINKTPSHKGKRENAPVGGVRLDMTSGKDALDEEFERL from the coding sequence AGGTTCGTAAGCTCGCCGAGAGGAGCCAGTTTGCAGCGGGCGAGATCAACAAGCTTTCCGCTTCGAGCGTGGAAGTCGCAGAGAAAGCGGGTGAAATGCTCACAAAGATCGTCCCCGATATTCAAAGAACGGCGGAACTCGTGAGTGAGATCAATGCGGCGAGCAATGAACAGAACGCCGGGGCGGATCAAATCAATAAAGCAATTCAGCAGCTTGACAAGGTGATTCAGCAGAACGCGTCCGCAACGGAAGAGATGGCCTCCACCTCAGAAGAGCTATCCTCACAGGCCGAGCAGTTGCAGGAAACCATTGCCTTCTTCAGGGTCGGTGAAAGCGGCAATGGAAGAGCAACAGCAACGGTTGCCAAAAAGAAATCCGTGGCGAACACAGTGGTGCACTCAAAAGTCGAGACCAAAATAAACAAAACGCCCTCCCATAAGGGCAAGCGGGAAAACGCTCCTGTCGGTGGCGTGCGTCTCGACATGACATCCGGCAAAGACGCACTCGATGAAGAGTTCGAAAGGCTGTAG